A single genomic interval of Flavobacteriales bacterium harbors:
- a CDS encoding TIGR01777 family protein produces the protein MSTILITGGSGLIGTALTDHLLREGHVVRWIGRRATQRPDVRSFAWHAELGAPDEAVRDVDHVVHLAGAPIADQRWSTRRVDELTRSRTAGPQALWRVAERTGWRPRTFVSASGTGWYGAGRWDAPVAEDAPPGTDTIGGITVAWEQAVDRWAAESRVVKLRTPMVLACTGGALPRLARLARLGLASPLGDGRQVMPWVHLNDLVRAYDAALFNADLQGACNVAAPEQPDNRTFMRTLARVLHRPFILPAVPGFALRIVLGGMAEVLMGGGRVSTGRLEAGGWRSAHPGLEGALRDLLH, from the coding sequence ATGAGCACCATCCTCATCACCGGCGGCAGCGGCCTCATCGGCACCGCGCTCACCGATCATCTCCTGCGTGAAGGGCATGTCGTGCGCTGGATCGGTCGCCGTGCCACGCAGCGCCCGGATGTGCGCAGCTTCGCCTGGCATGCGGAACTGGGCGCACCCGACGAAGCGGTCCGGGACGTCGATCATGTGGTGCACCTGGCCGGCGCGCCCATCGCCGATCAGCGGTGGAGCACGCGCCGCGTGGACGAGCTCACCCGCAGCCGCACGGCCGGGCCACAGGCGTTGTGGCGCGTGGCCGAGCGCACAGGCTGGCGTCCCCGCACTTTCGTCAGCGCCTCGGGCACCGGGTGGTACGGCGCGGGCCGATGGGACGCACCGGTCGCCGAGGACGCGCCTCCGGGCACCGACACCATCGGCGGCATCACCGTGGCCTGGGAGCAGGCCGTGGACCGGTGGGCCGCAGAAAGTCGCGTGGTGAAGCTCCGGACGCCGATGGTGCTGGCCTGCACGGGGGGCGCACTGCCCCGGTTGGCGCGGCTGGCACGGCTCGGACTGGCCTCACCCTTGGGCGATGGCCGACAGGTGATGCCGTGGGTCCATCTGAACGATCTGGTGCGGGCTTACGATGCCGCGCTGTTCAACGCCGACCTTCAGGGCGCCTGCAATGTGGCCGCTCCGGAACAGCCGGACAACCGCACCTTCATGCGCACCCTGGCCCGGGTCCTGCACCGGCCGTTCATCCTGCCCGCCGTCCCCGGCTTTGCCCTGCGCATCGTGCTGGGTGGCATGGCCGAGGTGTTGATGGGCGGTGGAAGGGTGAGCACCGGACGGTTGGAGGCGGGGGGCTGGCGGAGCGCACATCCAGGCCTGGAAGGCGCCCTGCGCGACCTGCTGCACTGA
- a CDS encoding polyprenyl synthetase family protein, producing MSTAILAAHRARIEQRIDGWVNDLPDDPLYAPMAYLMRLPGKRVRPSAVLLAAELFGHDPDDVLDEALGIELFHNFTLMHDDIMDQAPLRRGMPTVHTKWNVNTAILSGDAMLVKAYQLMARDPEVLRLFSRYALGVCEGQQRDMDLERRADVHVDEYTEMIRLKTAVLLGCALQVGATLAKAPSAERMRIGAMGEHLGLAFQLRDDLLDAFGDPDKVGKQRGGDLRAGKRTFLLIRGLEKSDAAGRTELREELDKTPEARDVQRMLHVLDELGVETDAVTEVEHHHALALEALETIDVPDARKEPLRALAQALLDRVH from the coding sequence ATGAGCACTGCGATCCTCGCCGCGCACCGCGCGCGCATCGAACAGCGCATCGACGGCTGGGTGAACGACCTGCCCGACGATCCGCTCTATGCGCCGATGGCCTACCTGATGCGGCTGCCCGGCAAGCGCGTCCGCCCCAGCGCCGTCCTCCTCGCCGCCGAGCTCTTCGGCCACGACCCGGACGACGTGCTCGACGAGGCCCTCGGCATCGAGCTCTTCCACAACTTCACGCTGATGCACGACGACATCATGGACCAGGCGCCGCTGCGCCGGGGCATGCCCACCGTGCACACCAAATGGAACGTCAACACCGCCATCCTCAGCGGCGATGCCATGCTGGTGAAGGCCTACCAGCTGATGGCGCGCGATCCGGAGGTGCTGAGGCTGTTCAGCCGGTATGCCCTCGGGGTGTGCGAAGGCCAGCAGCGGGACATGGACCTGGAGCGCCGCGCCGATGTCCACGTGGATGAGTACACCGAGATGATCCGCCTGAAGACCGCCGTGCTCCTGGGCTGCGCCCTGCAGGTGGGGGCCACCCTGGCCAAGGCACCATCCGCCGAACGCATGCGCATCGGCGCCATGGGCGAGCACCTCGGGCTCGCGTTCCAATTGCGGGACGACCTGCTCGACGCCTTCGGCGATCCCGACAAGGTGGGCAAGCAGCGGGGCGGCGACCTGCGCGCCGGCAAGCGCACCTTTCTGCTGATCCGCGGGCTGGAGAAGAGCGATGCCGCCGGCCGCACCGAGCTGCGCGAGGAACTGGACAAGACCCCGGAAGCCCGCGATGTGCAACGCATGCTGCATGTGCTGGACGAACTGGGGGTGGAGACCGATGCGGTGACCGAGGTGGAGCACCACCACGCCCTGGCCCTCGAGGCGCTGGAGACCATCGACGTGCCCGACGCACGCAAGGAGCCCCTCCGCGCATTGGCGCAGGCCCTGTTGGACCGCGTGCACTGA
- the rfbA gene encoding glucose-1-phosphate thymidylyltransferase RfbA — translation MKGIILAGGSGTRLHPLTLAVSKQLMPVYDKPMIYYPLSTLLAAGIREVLIISTPHDLPSFRKLLGDGTQLGCSFSYAEQPVPNGLAQAFVIGRDFVGRDPVALILGDNIFYGRGFGRMLAQHTDPDGGLVFAYHVSDPERYGVVEFDKENRVLSIEEKPAKPKSNFAVPGLYFYANDVVDIAAALKPSARGEYEITDVNREYLRQGRLKVEIMDRGTAWLDTGTFRSLTQAGQFVQVIEERQGLRIGCIEEVAYKKGWITAEQLHALARPLLKSGYGEYLMRLTEG, via the coding sequence ATGAAAGGCATCATCCTCGCCGGGGGTTCCGGCACCCGCCTGCACCCGTTGACGCTTGCCGTGAGCAAGCAGTTGATGCCGGTGTACGACAAGCCCATGATCTACTATCCGCTCAGCACCTTGCTGGCGGCCGGCATCCGCGAGGTGCTGATCATCTCCACCCCCCACGACCTGCCGAGCTTCCGCAAGCTGCTGGGGGACGGCACCCAGCTGGGCTGCAGCTTCAGCTACGCCGAACAGCCCGTCCCCAACGGACTGGCGCAGGCCTTCGTGATCGGTCGCGACTTCGTGGGCCGCGACCCGGTGGCGCTGATCCTTGGCGATAACATCTTCTATGGGCGCGGCTTTGGCCGCATGCTCGCCCAGCACACCGATCCGGACGGCGGCCTGGTCTTCGCCTATCACGTAAGCGACCCCGAGCGGTACGGCGTGGTGGAGTTCGACAAGGAGAACCGCGTCCTCAGCATCGAGGAGAAGCCGGCCAAGCCCAAGAGCAACTTCGCCGTGCCCGGCCTTTACTTCTACGCCAACGATGTCGTGGACATCGCCGCCGCACTGAAGCCCAGCGCACGGGGTGAGTACGAGATCACCGACGTGAACCGCGAATACCTGCGCCAGGGCCGGCTGAAGGTGGAGATCATGGACCGCGGCACCGCCTGGCTGGACACCGGCACCTTCCGGAGCCTGACGCAGGCCGGACAGTTCGTGCAGGTGATCGAGGAGCGGCAGGGCCTGCGCATCGGCTGCATCGAGGAGGTCGCCTACAAGAAGGGCTGGATCACCGCCGAACAACTGCATGCCCTTGCGCGTCCCCTGCTCAAGAGCGGCTACGGGGAGTACCTCATGCGGCTCACCGAGGGATGA
- a CDS encoding MMPL family transporter yields the protein MWAWLASRILRNRIAVLVMVALLTGWMGYEAGHVAMQFKHGGLLPRTDSAYVEYERFLAQFSEDGNVLVIGTQGEGLYTPKAFTAWRALGDDLKLEDGVDSVFSEAHLFELQRDDSLKRFTLHPLWEGPPVDQAAMDSLRARVRALPFYADLLYNDSAKASLMMVFVNAARFNSERRGDVVDRIEAHARRFEAEQGLPVHLSGLPYIRVRSTGMVKAEMPLFMALSMFLCGVLLLLFFRSWRVMWICMGVVAISVVWSFGAMGLLGYKITILMSVIAPLVIVTGVPNCVFLINAYHYEYVRHGNKMKALQRVISRIGAAAFLTNATTAVGFTTFCFTYSDTLKEFGWIATIGIMVLWALSMLLIPVLFSYMPAPKPRHLKHLERRWLDAAVEWIVRTVRDRRPLIYAITAFVFVFALFGMLRLRDESRIVDDLPEDNPVLTDLRFFEKHFKGVMPLEILVSTGKRNGVFKDATLRRIDRLGDTLAAHPEFSRPLSIVDAVKFTRQAFYGGDPAAYGLLTATDKTFIAPYLETLGNKQGMAKAFMDSTRSTTRITVQMADVGTMRMDTVLGRLRTQVDSLFSPDQYKVTLTGTSVVFLKGSSYLVSNLVISLFWAVVLIVGMMALLFNSLRILVVSLIPNLIPLVVTAGLMGFLHIPIKPSTILVFGIALGIAVDNAIHFLARYRLELRLTGHDLKRSVDLATREVSVGIIYTSVVLLAGFCMFAFSHFGGIQALGILTSLTLLVAMFTNLLVLPSLLISFNKTLMTKAFEEPLLEILDEEEDIDLMELKLEPGRDNTAALASDSTTDDE from the coding sequence ATGTGGGCCTGGCTGGCGAGTAGGATCCTTCGCAACCGCATCGCGGTGTTGGTCATGGTGGCCCTGCTCACCGGCTGGATGGGCTACGAGGCCGGCCACGTGGCCATGCAGTTCAAGCATGGAGGCCTGCTGCCACGCACGGACAGCGCCTATGTGGAGTACGAGCGGTTCCTCGCCCAGTTCAGCGAGGACGGCAACGTGCTGGTGATCGGGACCCAGGGCGAGGGGCTCTACACACCGAAGGCCTTCACCGCCTGGCGCGCGCTGGGCGATGACCTCAAGCTGGAGGACGGTGTGGACTCGGTGTTCAGCGAGGCGCACCTCTTCGAACTGCAGCGTGACGACAGCCTCAAGCGCTTCACCCTGCATCCGCTTTGGGAGGGCCCACCGGTGGACCAGGCGGCCATGGACTCCCTGCGGGCCCGCGTGCGTGCGCTGCCCTTCTACGCCGACCTGCTGTACAACGACAGCGCGAAGGCCAGCCTGATGATGGTGTTCGTGAACGCGGCCCGCTTCAACAGCGAGCGGCGTGGTGACGTCGTGGACCGGATCGAGGCCCATGCGCGACGGTTCGAGGCGGAGCAGGGGCTCCCGGTGCACCTCAGCGGCCTGCCCTACATCCGCGTGCGCAGCACCGGCATGGTGAAGGCCGAGATGCCGCTGTTCATGGCCCTCAGCATGTTCCTCTGCGGTGTGCTCCTGCTGCTGTTCTTCCGCAGCTGGCGGGTGATGTGGATCTGCATGGGCGTGGTGGCCATCAGCGTGGTGTGGAGCTTCGGCGCCATGGGTCTGCTGGGCTACAAGATCACCATCCTCATGAGCGTGATCGCCCCGCTGGTGATCGTCACCGGCGTGCCCAACTGCGTGTTCCTGATCAACGCGTACCACTACGAGTACGTGCGGCACGGCAACAAGATGAAGGCCCTGCAGCGTGTGATCAGCCGCATCGGCGCCGCCGCCTTCCTCACCAACGCCACCACCGCCGTCGGCTTCACCACCTTCTGCTTCACCTACAGCGACACCCTGAAGGAGTTCGGCTGGATCGCCACCATCGGCATCATGGTGCTGTGGGCCCTCAGCATGCTGCTGATCCCCGTGCTCTTCAGCTACATGCCCGCACCCAAGCCCCGGCACCTCAAGCACCTGGAGCGCCGATGGCTCGACGCTGCCGTGGAATGGATCGTGCGCACCGTGCGGGACCGGCGCCCGTTGATCTATGCGATCACCGCCTTCGTGTTCGTGTTCGCCCTCTTCGGCATGCTGCGCCTGCGCGATGAGAGCCGCATCGTGGACGATCTGCCGGAGGACAACCCGGTGCTCACCGACCTGCGCTTCTTCGAGAAGCACTTCAAGGGGGTGATGCCCCTGGAGATCCTCGTGTCCACGGGGAAACGCAACGGCGTGTTCAAGGACGCCACGCTCAGGCGCATCGACCGGTTGGGCGACACGCTGGCCGCGCACCCGGAGTTCAGCCGTCCGTTGAGCATCGTGGACGCCGTGAAGTTCACGCGCCAGGCCTTCTACGGTGGCGATCCCGCGGCATACGGCCTGCTCACCGCCACGGACAAGACCTTCATCGCCCCCTACCTGGAGACGCTCGGCAACAAGCAGGGCATGGCGAAGGCCTTCATGGACAGCACGCGCAGCACCACCCGCATCACCGTGCAGATGGCCGATGTGGGCACCATGCGCATGGACACCGTGCTCGGCAGGCTGCGCACCCAGGTGGACAGCCTCTTCAGCCCCGACCAGTACAAGGTGACCCTCACCGGCACCAGCGTCGTGTTCCTGAAAGGCAGCAGCTACCTGGTGAGCAACCTGGTGATCAGCCTGTTCTGGGCCGTGGTGCTGATCGTGGGCATGATGGCGCTGCTGTTCAACTCGCTGCGGATCCTCGTGGTGTCGCTCATCCCCAATCTGATCCCGCTGGTGGTGACGGCCGGTCTGATGGGTTTCCTGCACATCCCCATCAAGCCCAGCACCATCCTGGTCTTCGGCATCGCACTGGGCATCGCGGTGGACAACGCCATCCACTTCCTGGCGCGCTACCGGCTGGAGCTGCGCCTCACCGGCCACGACCTGAAGCGCAGCGTGGACCTGGCCACCCGCGAAGTGAGCGTGGGGATCATCTACACCAGCGTGGTGCTGCTGGCCGGGTTCTGCATGTTCGCCTTCTCTCACTTCGGCGGCATCCAGGCGCTGGGCATCCTCACCAGCCTCACCCTGCTGGTGGCCATGTTCACCAACCTGCTGGTGCTTCCCTCGCTGCTGATCTCCTTCAACAAGACCTTGATGACGAAGGCCTTCGAAGAGCCCCTTCTCGAGATCCTCGATGAGGAGGAGGACATCGACCTGATGGAACTGAAGCTGGAGCCCGGACGGGACAACACCGCGGCGCTGGCCTCCGACAGCACCACCGACGACGAATGA
- a CDS encoding carboxypeptidase-like regulatory domain-containing protein gives MRAFLPKRPVVLALLLVCCACVQAQRVVTGLVLDAAGEPVPFAAVQPAGGPGGVGSDLHGRFTLEVPAGVSALRVSCIGYHPVVVQLTTTNDLLVRLNPAVEQLPAVDIRPGVNPAIALIEGAIARRDRNNGPGHRAHRYRSYARTVFTLAVDSALLADTTRIASLAPSDREAVRFAQRQHVLLMESATRCTARPPGQRTEEVLAMRVSGLQDPALLAVAASSRSWSVYDPLIELNERRFPSPIAPGATDRYRYVLEDTLAQAGDTVFIIRFFPRTGARFDGLQGVLGLHAGDLAVHHVTAEPMDQRNGLGMRMRQLHRPVGDTWFPEQVESTLYLNSLQVGSYALVGRVRVDLTDIELDPHLPRAAFRGADLVADRMDIRTDAALWDSLRTVPLDAKDRMTYRTIDSLGRAERLDRTVRGLDALLRGAIPWGPFDLPLDRLIAYNGYEGFRLGLGLRTNARVSRRFSLGGFAAYGFGDAATKFGGELTVRPWSGRDHDLRVAAQRDVAETGGWSFQRPTALLSEEGYRLLYITRMDAVDRWEAAVGVRVMEDLKLWIGTERSDRADRTGYRFATPVGDGITRFDRRFVTGAITFGLRYAPGERTAQLPGRHAVMRAGRPELQVNVWRALDGLWAGEQDLWRVVVQLGDIHRWPVRSLAWRVIAGAADPLAPAPFLFNLRGTATDDLGVGTPWAFETMAPNSFVADRFAALHLRFGLGPVLWRHRLSRPQPMLIASGAVGALDHPERHAGWTFTSPDRGYHEVGLVLDQLLRSGVVGLGVLAALRVGPYATGMLEDDAAVKLTLSLIL, from the coding sequence ATGCGTGCGTTCCTCCCGAAACGACCGGTCGTACTGGCCCTGCTGCTGGTCTGTTGCGCATGCGTGCAGGCCCAGCGGGTGGTCACCGGTCTGGTGCTCGATGCGGCCGGTGAGCCCGTGCCCTTTGCTGCGGTGCAGCCGGCCGGCGGCCCGGGTGGGGTGGGCTCCGACCTGCACGGACGCTTCACCCTGGAGGTGCCTGCGGGCGTGAGCGCGCTCCGTGTGAGCTGCATCGGCTACCACCCGGTGGTGGTGCAGCTCACCACGACCAACGATCTGCTCGTCCGCCTGAACCCCGCAGTGGAACAGCTGCCTGCCGTGGACATCCGGCCGGGCGTGAACCCGGCGATCGCCCTGATCGAAGGGGCCATCGCACGCCGCGATCGCAACAACGGCCCGGGCCATCGCGCCCATCGCTACCGCTCCTACGCCCGCACCGTCTTCACCCTGGCCGTGGACAGCGCGCTGCTGGCCGACACCACGCGCATCGCCTCCCTGGCCCCGAGCGACCGCGAGGCGGTGCGTTTCGCCCAACGCCAGCACGTGCTGCTGATGGAAAGCGCCACCCGGTGCACCGCCCGCCCGCCCGGGCAGCGCACCGAGGAGGTGCTGGCCATGCGCGTGAGCGGCCTGCAGGACCCCGCCCTGCTGGCCGTGGCGGCGAGCAGCCGGAGCTGGTCCGTGTACGACCCGTTGATCGAACTGAACGAGCGGCGCTTTCCCAGCCCCATCGCACCCGGTGCCACCGACCGCTACCGCTATGTGCTGGAGGACACCCTGGCGCAGGCCGGCGACACGGTCTTCATCATCCGCTTCTTTCCCCGCACGGGGGCGCGCTTCGATGGCCTGCAGGGGGTGCTGGGCCTGCACGCCGGCGACCTTGCCGTGCACCATGTGACGGCCGAGCCGATGGACCAGCGCAACGGGCTGGGCATGCGGATGCGCCAGCTGCACCGTCCGGTGGGCGACACCTGGTTCCCGGAGCAGGTGGAGAGCACGCTGTACCTGAACAGCCTGCAGGTGGGCTCCTATGCGCTGGTGGGCCGCGTGCGTGTGGACCTCACCGACATCGAGCTCGACCCGCACCTGCCGCGAGCGGCCTTCCGCGGCGCCGACCTGGTGGCCGACCGCATGGACATCCGCACCGACGCCGCCCTGTGGGACAGCCTGCGCACGGTACCACTGGACGCCAAGGACCGGATGACCTACCGCACCATCGACAGCCTGGGCCGTGCCGAACGGCTGGACCGCACCGTGCGCGGGCTGGACGCCCTGTTGCGCGGCGCCATCCCCTGGGGCCCCTTCGACCTGCCGCTGGACCGCCTGATCGCCTACAACGGCTACGAGGGGTTCCGCCTGGGCCTGGGCCTGCGCACCAACGCCCGCGTGAGCCGTCGCTTCTCGCTGGGCGGCTTTGCGGCCTATGGCTTCGGCGATGCCGCCACCAAGTTCGGCGGCGAACTGACGGTGCGTCCGTGGAGCGGCCGCGATCATGACCTGCGGGTGGCGGCCCAGCGCGACGTGGCCGAGACCGGTGGCTGGAGCTTCCAGCGGCCCACCGCCCTGTTGAGCGAGGAGGGCTACCGCCTGCTGTACATCACCCGGATGGATGCCGTGGACCGATGGGAGGCCGCCGTGGGCGTGCGGGTGATGGAGGACCTGAAGCTGTGGATCGGCACGGAACGATCCGATCGCGCCGATCGCACCGGTTATCGCTTCGCGACACCGGTGGGGGATGGCATCACGCGGTTCGACCGCCGTTTCGTGACCGGTGCCATCACCTTCGGGCTGCGCTATGCGCCGGGTGAACGCACGGCCCAACTGCCCGGCCGCCATGCGGTGATGCGTGCGGGACGGCCCGAGCTGCAGGTGAACGTCTGGCGGGCCTTGGACGGCCTTTGGGCCGGGGAACAGGACCTGTGGCGCGTGGTCGTGCAGCTTGGTGACATCCATCGCTGGCCCGTCCGCAGCCTGGCCTGGCGCGTGATCGCCGGTGCGGCCGATCCCCTCGCTCCCGCACCGTTCCTGTTCAACCTGAGGGGCACGGCCACGGACGACCTGGGCGTGGGCACGCCATGGGCCTTTGAAACGATGGCCCCCAACAGCTTCGTGGCCGACCGGTTCGCGGCGCTGCACCTGCGCTTCGGCCTGGGCCCGGTGTTGTGGCGCCACCGCCTTTCGCGGCCGCAGCCCATGCTCATCGCGTCCGGTGCGGTGGGGGCGCTGGACCACCCGGAGCGGCATGCGGGCTGGACATTCACTTCGCCGGATCGGGGATACCACGAGGTGGGCCTGGTCTTGGACCAGCTGCTGCGCAGCGGGGTGGTGGGCCTGGGCGTGCTGGCGGCCCTCCGCGTGGGTCCCTATGCGACCGGCATGCTGGAGGATGACGCGGCCGTGAAGCTCACCTTGTCCCTGATCCTCTGA
- a CDS encoding SPASM domain-containing protein, whose translation MALSPLAPARDAALWARSFTGRRAANAYRIWSSFRRASRTKDPRIDGLPIHIAIEPTTACNLRCPECPSGLRSFTRPTGNLRQELFTRVIDELAPDLWGLTFYFQGEPYINPGFLDMVAHARSKGIYTATSTNAHFLDEAKAEATVRSGLSRLIISLDGTTQETYAAYRKEGELAQVIEGAERIVKWKRKLKSLTPHVVFQFLVVKPNEHQIPHARSLARRIGVDDLWLKTAQVYDPRDDHPLIPTQDKYARYRRNASGVWETKNALDDRCWKMWHSCVITWDGRVVPCCFDKDAHHVLGDLRTRTFREIWAGETYTAFRRNLLAARSSIEMCRNCSEGSPVWA comes from the coding sequence ATGGCCCTCTCGCCCCTGGCCCCGGCCCGCGATGCCGCGCTGTGGGCTCGCTCGTTCACCGGACGCCGGGCCGCGAACGCCTACCGGATCTGGAGCAGCTTCCGTCGCGCGAGCCGCACGAAGGACCCGCGCATCGACGGCCTGCCCATCCACATCGCCATCGAACCCACGACGGCCTGCAACCTGCGCTGTCCTGAATGCCCCAGCGGCCTGCGCAGCTTCACCCGCCCCACCGGGAACCTGCGGCAGGAGCTCTTCACGCGGGTGATCGACGAGCTGGCGCCCGACCTCTGGGGGCTCACGTTCTACTTCCAGGGCGAGCCGTACATCAACCCCGGCTTTCTGGACATGGTGGCGCACGCCCGCAGCAAGGGCATCTACACCGCCACCAGCACCAACGCGCACTTCCTCGATGAGGCGAAGGCCGAGGCCACCGTGCGCAGCGGGCTCTCGCGTCTGATCATCTCCCTCGATGGCACCACACAGGAGACCTATGCGGCCTACCGCAAGGAGGGGGAGCTGGCGCAGGTGATCGAGGGTGCCGAGCGGATCGTGAAGTGGAAGCGCAAGCTGAAGAGCCTCACGCCCCACGTGGTCTTCCAATTCCTGGTGGTGAAGCCCAATGAGCACCAGATCCCCCATGCCCGTTCATTGGCCCGGCGCATCGGTGTGGACGACCTGTGGCTGAAGACCGCGCAGGTGTACGACCCCAGGGACGACCACCCGCTGATCCCCACGCAGGATAAATACGCCCGCTACCGCCGCAACGCCAGTGGCGTGTGGGAAACGAAGAACGCCCTGGACGACCGCTGTTGGAAGATGTGGCACAGCTGCGTGATCACGTGGGACGGCCGCGTGGTGCCCTGCTGCTTCGACAAGGATGCGCACCATGTGCTCGGCGACCTGCGCACGCGGACCTTCCGGGAGATCTGGGCCGGCGAGACCTACACGGCCTTCAGGCGCAACCTGCTGGCGGCGCGCAGCAGCATCGAGATGTGCAGGAACTGCAGCGAGGGGAGCCCGGTATGGGCGTAG
- a CDS encoding DUF433 domain-containing protein — MLNWQDHITSEPDVMFGKPCFKGTRIPVELILEKIALGRPIEEILDGYPKLSKASIQAAQLFALDAVRNDLFFPEA, encoded by the coding sequence ATGCTGAACTGGCAGGACCACATCACCTCGGAACCGGACGTCATGTTCGGTAAGCCATGCTTCAAAGGCACACGCATTCCAGTGGAACTCATCTTGGAGAAGATCGCCTTGGGAAGACCGATCGAGGAGATCCTGGATGGCTATCCGAAGTTGAGCAAGGCCAGCATCCAAGCTGCACAACTCTTCGCCTTGGACGCCGTCAGGAACGACCTGTTCTTCCCTGAAGCTTGA
- a CDS encoding DUF5615 family PIN-like protein: MRFVADESVDGNVVLALRVAGHDVVYIADRMASTKDEDVLAFAVERNEILLTEDKDFGDIVHNRRHRHAGVILLRMNELAPADRVARTLMVLSIHEPRLTDAFTVISAKRVRIRPRT, encoded by the coding sequence ATGCGCTTCGTGGCGGACGAGAGCGTTGATGGCAACGTGGTTCTAGCACTGCGCGTGGCCGGTCACGATGTGGTCTACATCGCCGACCGGATGGCCAGTACGAAAGACGAGGACGTGCTCGCGTTCGCGGTCGAACGGAACGAGATATTGCTGACGGAGGACAAGGACTTCGGCGACATCGTTCACAACAGAAGGCATCGTCACGCAGGGGTGATCCTCTTGCGCATGAACGAACTGGCGCCCGCCGACCGCGTCGCGCGAACATTGATGGTCCTGTCCATCCATGAGCCTCGGCTCACGGATGCCTTCACCGTCATCAGCGCCAAACGCGTCAGGATCCGGCCCAGGACCTGA
- the frr gene encoding ribosome recycling factor: MTMDVKTLIAPSEDLMKKAIDHLEHELTKVRAGRANPAMLDTVRVEAYGSHMPLNQVANVNTPDARTLMIQPWDKKMIDAIEKAIQAANLGFNPSNNGESVIINVPMLTEERRKDLVKAAHKEGEHARVSIRGARQKAMEAIKGSKLPEDVIKDGQDQVEKLTAGYNKKVEVLIEAKEKDIMKV; encoded by the coding sequence CTGACGATGGACGTGAAGACGCTGATCGCCCCGAGCGAGGACCTGATGAAGAAGGCCATCGACCACTTGGAGCATGAGCTCACCAAGGTGCGCGCAGGCCGTGCCAACCCCGCCATGCTGGACACCGTGCGGGTGGAGGCCTATGGGTCGCACATGCCGCTGAACCAGGTGGCGAACGTGAACACCCCCGACGCGCGGACGCTGATGATCCAGCCGTGGGACAAGAAGATGATCGACGCCATCGAGAAGGCCATCCAGGCCGCCAACCTGGGCTTCAACCCCAGCAACAATGGCGAGAGCGTCATCATCAATGTGCCCATGCTCACCGAGGAGCGCCGCAAGGACCTGGTGAAGGCCGCGCACAAGGAAGGCGAGCATGCCCGTGTCAGCATCCGCGGCGCGCGCCAGAAGGCCATGGAGGCGATCAAGGGCTCCAAGCTCCCCGAGGACGTGATCAAGGACGGGCAGGACCAGGTGGAAAAGCTCACCGCCGGCTACAACAAGAAGGTGGAGGTGCTCATCGAGGCCAAGGAGAAGGACATCATGAAGGTGTAA
- a CDS encoding UMP kinase: MARPYTRILLKLSGESLMGTKAYGIDSDRLGAYADEIIAVAESGVQVAVVIGGGNIYRGMEAEGAIDRVQGDHMGMLATMINSLALQSALEAKGYKTRLMSAIKMDTIAEPFIRRRAVRHLEKGRIVIFGAGTGNPYFTTDTAASLRAIEIEADVILKGTRVDGIYTADPEKDPAAVRYERITFTEVYDKGLNVMDLTAFTLCNENKLPIIVFDMNKPGNLRKVVAGERVGTLVEF; this comes from the coding sequence ATGGCCCGCCCCTACACCCGCATCCTGCTGAAACTCTCCGGTGAAAGCCTCATGGGCACCAAAGCGTACGGCATCGACAGCGATCGCCTGGGCGCCTACGCCGACGAGATCATCGCGGTGGCCGAGAGCGGCGTGCAGGTGGCCGTGGTGATCGGCGGCGGCAACATCTACCGCGGCATGGAGGCCGAGGGCGCCATCGACCGCGTGCAGGGCGACCACATGGGCATGCTGGCCACCATGATCAACAGCCTCGCCCTGCAGAGCGCCCTGGAGGCCAAGGGCTACAAGACCCGGCTGATGAGCGCCATCAAGATGGACACCATCGCCGAGCCCTTCATCCGCCGCCGGGCCGTGCGCCACCTGGAGAAGGGCCGCATCGTGATCTTCGGTGCCGGCACCGGCAACCCCTACTTCACCACCGACACCGCCGCCAGCCTGCGCGCCATCGAGATCGAGGCCGACGTGATCCTCAAGGGCACCCGCGTGGACGGCATCTACACCGCGGATCCCGAAAAGGACCCTGCCGCCGTGCGCTACGAGCGCATCACCTTCACCGAGGTCTACGACAAGGGCCTCAACGTGATGGACCTCACCGCCTTCACGCTCTGCAACGAGAACAAGCTGCCCATCATCGTCTTCGACATGAACAAGCCCGGCAACCTGCGCAAGGTGGTGGCGGGTGAGCGCGTGGGTACGTTGGTGGAGTTCTGA